A genomic segment from Nicotiana sylvestris chromosome 1, ASM39365v2, whole genome shotgun sequence encodes:
- the LOC138870175 gene encoding uncharacterized protein gives MKRFTKVEFKHVPRIQNEFADALVTLSSMIQHPDKNFIVPVPVRIHNQPAYCAHVEEKTDGKPWFHDIKEYLTRGEYPEQANHTQKCTMWRLSNHFFQSGGTMYRRTPDLGLLRCVDTKEASRLLEEIHAGTCGPQMNGFVLAKKILRVGYFWMTMEMDRIRYVQKCHQCLVHADKIRVQPNKLNATSAPWPFAA, from the coding sequence atgaagagattcacaaaggtagaattcaaacatgtacccagaattcaaaatgagtttgcaGACGCACTGGtcactttgtcatcaatgatacaacatccagacaagaatttcattgttCCCGTCCCTGTGAGGATTCACAATCAAccggcttactgtgctcatgttgaagagaagacggatggaaagccttggttccatgacatcaaagaatatttgacaagaggagaatatccagagcaggcaaaccacactcagaaatgcacgaTGTGGAGgctatccaatcacttcttccaaagcggaggGACCATGTATAGAAGAACCCCTGATCTAgggttgttaaggtgtgttgacacaaaggaagcttctagattgctcgaagaaatacatgccggaacttgtggaccacaaatgaatggttttgttctagccaagaaaatactcagagttggatatttttggatgaccatggagatggATCGCATCCGGTACGTACAGAAATGCCACCAATGTCTGGTACATGCAGACAAGATAAGGGTACAACCCAATAAGCTCaacgcaacaagtgcaccttggccttttgctgcctAG